In Cupriavidus taiwanensis, the following are encoded in one genomic region:
- the uvrA gene encoding excinuclease ABC subunit UvrA, producing the protein MEEIKIRGARTHNLKNINLDLPRNRLIVITGLSGSGKSSLAFDTLYAEGQRRYVESLSAYARQFLQLMEKPDVDLIEGLSPAISIEQKATSHNPRSTVGTVTEIHDYLRLLYARAGTPYCPDHNLPLQAQSVSQMVDAALALPEDTKLMILAPVVVDRKGEHSDLFDSMQAQGFVRFRIRSGGGTAHEAQARVYEVDALPKLKKTEKHSIDVVVDRVKVRADIKQRLAESFETALRLADGRALALEMDSGKEHTFSSRFACPICSYSLQELEPRLFSFNNPMGACPSCDGLGQITFFDPRRVVAFPNLSLASGAIKGWDRRNQFYFQMLQSLAAYYEFDTDTAFEELPENVQQVVLHGSGEQEIPFTYINERGRTTVREHVFEGIIPNLERRYRETDSVAVREELAKYQNNQPCPACHGTRLRTEARHVKLGDGEQARAIFEINGWPLRDALTYFLTLDMHGAKREIADKIVKEITARLNFLNNVGLDYLSLERSADTLSGGEAQRIRLASQIGSGLTGVMYVLDEPSIGLHQRDNDRLIGTLKHLRDIGNSVLVVEHDEDMIRACDYVVDIGPGAGVHGGMIVAEGTPQQIEAAPASLTGQYLSGQRRIEVPKQRTAPDEERLLRIVNASGNNLRNVTAEVPVGLLTCITGVSGSGKSTLINDTLYHAVARHLYGSTPEPAAHDRIEGLEHFDKVINVDQSPIGRTPRSNPATYTGLFTPIRELFAGVPAAKERGYDPGRFSFNVKGGRCESCQGDGVLKVEMHFLPDVYVPCDVCHGKRYNRETLEVLYKGRNISEVLDLTVEQAHEFFSAVPVVRRKLQTLLDVGLGYIRLGQSATTLSGGEAQRVKLSLELSKRDTGRTLYILDEPTTGLHFHDIELLLKVIHKLRDQGNTVVIIEHNLDVIKTADWLIDMGPEGGAGGGQVIARGTPEDVARNKASFTGKYLKPLLKRA; encoded by the coding sequence ATGGAAGAAATCAAGATCCGTGGGGCGCGTACCCACAACCTGAAGAACATCAATCTCGACCTGCCGCGCAACCGGCTGATCGTGATCACCGGGCTGTCCGGTTCGGGCAAGTCCTCGCTGGCCTTCGACACGCTCTATGCCGAGGGCCAGCGCCGCTACGTGGAATCGCTGTCCGCCTACGCGCGCCAGTTCCTGCAGCTGATGGAGAAGCCCGATGTCGACCTGATCGAAGGGCTGTCGCCGGCGATCTCGATCGAGCAGAAAGCCACCAGCCACAATCCGCGCTCGACGGTCGGCACCGTCACCGAGATCCACGACTACCTGCGCCTGCTGTACGCGCGCGCCGGCACGCCCTACTGCCCCGACCACAACCTGCCGCTGCAGGCGCAGAGCGTGTCGCAGATGGTCGACGCGGCGCTGGCGCTGCCGGAAGACACCAAGCTGATGATCCTGGCGCCGGTGGTGGTCGACCGCAAGGGCGAGCATTCGGATTTGTTCGACAGCATGCAGGCGCAGGGCTTCGTGCGCTTTCGCATCCGCTCCGGCGGCGGCACCGCGCACGAGGCGCAGGCCAGGGTCTATGAGGTCGACGCGCTGCCCAAGCTGAAGAAGACCGAGAAGCACAGCATCGACGTGGTGGTCGACCGCGTCAAGGTGCGCGCCGACATCAAGCAGCGCCTGGCCGAGTCGTTCGAGACCGCGCTGCGCCTGGCCGACGGCCGCGCGCTGGCGCTGGAGATGGACAGCGGCAAGGAGCACACCTTCAGCTCGCGCTTTGCCTGCCCGATCTGCTCGTATTCGCTGCAGGAACTGGAGCCGCGGCTGTTCTCGTTCAACAACCCGATGGGCGCGTGCCCGAGCTGCGACGGGCTGGGGCAGATCACGTTCTTCGATCCCAGGCGCGTGGTGGCGTTTCCCAACCTGTCGCTGGCGTCGGGCGCGATCAAGGGCTGGGACCGCCGCAACCAGTTTTACTTCCAGATGCTGCAAAGCCTTGCGGCGTACTACGAGTTCGACACCGACACCGCGTTCGAAGAGCTGCCCGAGAACGTGCAGCAGGTGGTGCTGCACGGCTCGGGCGAGCAGGAAATCCCGTTCACCTATATCAACGAGCGCGGCCGCACCACGGTGCGCGAGCATGTGTTCGAGGGGATCATCCCCAACCTGGAACGCCGCTACCGCGAGACCGATTCCGTCGCCGTGCGCGAGGAACTGGCCAAGTACCAGAACAACCAGCCCTGCCCGGCCTGCCACGGCACCCGGCTGCGCACCGAGGCGCGCCACGTCAAGCTGGGCGACGGCGAGCAGGCGCGCGCGATCTTCGAGATCAACGGCTGGCCGCTGCGCGATGCGCTGACCTATTTCCTGACGCTGGACATGCACGGCGCCAAGCGCGAGATCGCCGACAAGATCGTCAAGGAGATCACCGCGCGGCTGAACTTCCTCAACAACGTGGGGCTGGACTATTTGTCGCTGGAGCGCAGCGCCGATACGCTGTCGGGCGGCGAGGCCCAGCGCATCCGGCTGGCGTCGCAGATCGGCTCGGGCCTGACCGGCGTGATGTACGTGCTGGACGAGCCGTCGATCGGCCTGCACCAGCGCGACAACGACCGCCTGATCGGCACGCTCAAGCACCTGCGCGATATTGGCAACTCGGTGCTGGTGGTCGAGCATGACGAGGACATGATCCGCGCCTGCGACTACGTGGTCGATATCGGGCCAGGCGCCGGCGTGCACGGCGGCATGATCGTGGCCGAGGGCACGCCGCAGCAGATCGAGGCTGCGCCGGCCTCGCTGACCGGGCAATACCTGTCGGGCCAGCGCCGCATCGAAGTGCCGAAGCAGCGCACCGCGCCCGACGAAGAGCGGCTGCTGCGCATCGTCAACGCCAGCGGCAACAACCTGCGCAATGTCACCGCCGAAGTGCCGGTGGGCTTGCTGACCTGCATCACCGGCGTGTCGGGCTCGGGCAAGTCGACGCTGATCAACGACACGCTGTACCACGCCGTGGCGCGCCACCTGTACGGCTCGACCCCGGAGCCGGCGGCGCACGACCGCATCGAGGGACTGGAGCATTTCGACAAGGTCATCAATGTCGACCAGAGCCCGATCGGCCGCACGCCGCGCTCCAACCCGGCCACCTACACCGGCCTGTTCACGCCGATCCGCGAGCTGTTCGCCGGCGTGCCGGCGGCCAAGGAACGCGGCTACGACCCGGGCCGCTTCTCGTTCAACGTCAAGGGCGGGCGCTGCGAATCGTGCCAGGGCGACGGCGTGCTCAAGGTCGAGATGCACTTCCTGCCGGACGTCTACGTGCCCTGCGACGTCTGCCACGGCAAGCGCTACAACCGCGAGACGCTCGAAGTCCTGTACAAGGGCAGGAACATCTCCGAGGTGCTGGACCTGACCGTCGAGCAGGCGCACGAGTTCTTCAGCGCGGTGCCGGTGGTGCGGCGCAAGCTGCAGACGCTGCTGGACGTGGGCCTGGGCTATATCCGGCTGGGGCAGTCGGCGACCACGCTCTCCGGCGGCGAGGCGCAGCGCGTGAAACTGTCGCTGGAGCTGTCCAAGCGCGATACCGGGCGCACGCTCTACATCCTGGACGAACCCACCACGGGCCTGCACTTCCACGATATCGAACTGCTGCTCAAGGTCATCCACAAGCTGCGCGACCAGGGCAATACCGTCGTCATCATCGAGCACAACCTGGACGTCATCAAGACCGCCGACTGGCTGATCGACATGGGGCCGGAAGGCGGCGCCGGCGGCGGCCAGGTGATTGCGCGCGGCACGCCGGAGGATGTCGCCCGGAACAAGGCGAGTTTTACGGGGAAGTACCTGAAGCCGTTGCTCAAGCGCGCCTGA
- a CDS encoding MFS transporter — protein MPSIQSSSPDTGAADASQAPARERMTRAELRAAVSLASIFALRMLGLFLILPVFAEYARTLPDGQDAQRVGLAMGIYGLMQAFLHIPLGWLSDRVGRKPVMVGGLLLFIAGGLVAAFSDTLTGIIAGRALQGMGAISAAITACIADLTRERHRTKAMAMVGGSIGLTFALSLVIASPLLHSIGMSGIFGLMSVLGLIAIGVTVFLVPTPPPPHPVRLPFRKVLLNGDLARLNVGVLALHASQVAMFMVVPAMLADAGMPLDQHWKVYLPVVLVSFVLMLGPMMAAERYGRVRPVLLGAVALMTAVQLLFAAVHGLWAIVGVLLLFFVAFNVLEAMQPSLVSRYAAAARGAALGVYNTTQALGLFLGGAVGGWLLKHEGRSAVFVGCAAVLLLWLIIAWSMKAPPARGQEAAPAPAA, from the coding sequence ATGCCGTCGATCCAGTCTTCTTCCCCGGATACGGGTGCCGCCGACGCATCCCAAGCCCCCGCGCGCGAACGCATGACGCGCGCCGAACTGCGCGCCGCGGTGTCGCTGGCCAGCATCTTTGCGCTGCGCATGCTGGGCCTGTTCCTGATCCTGCCGGTCTTTGCCGAATACGCGCGAACGCTGCCCGACGGGCAGGACGCCCAGCGCGTAGGCCTGGCCATGGGCATCTACGGCCTGATGCAGGCCTTCCTGCACATCCCGCTGGGCTGGCTGTCCGACCGCGTCGGGCGCAAGCCGGTGATGGTGGGCGGCCTGCTGCTGTTCATCGCCGGCGGCCTGGTTGCGGCGTTTTCCGACACGCTGACCGGCATCATCGCCGGGCGCGCGCTGCAGGGCATGGGCGCGATCTCCGCGGCCATCACCGCCTGCATCGCCGACCTGACCCGCGAGCGCCATCGCACCAAGGCCATGGCGATGGTGGGCGGCAGCATCGGGCTGACCTTCGCGCTGTCGCTGGTGATTGCCTCGCCGCTGCTGCACAGCATCGGCATGTCCGGCATCTTCGGGCTGATGTCGGTGCTGGGCCTGATCGCCATCGGCGTGACCGTGTTCCTGGTGCCGACCCCGCCGCCGCCGCACCCGGTGCGGCTGCCGTTCCGCAAGGTGCTGCTCAATGGGGACCTGGCGCGGCTCAACGTCGGCGTGCTGGCGCTGCACGCCTCGCAGGTGGCGATGTTCATGGTGGTGCCGGCGATGCTGGCCGATGCCGGCATGCCGCTGGACCAGCACTGGAAGGTCTACCTGCCGGTGGTGCTGGTGTCCTTCGTGCTGATGCTGGGGCCGATGATGGCGGCCGAGCGCTATGGCCGCGTGCGCCCGGTGCTGCTGGGCGCGGTCGCGCTGATGACCGCGGTGCAACTGCTGTTTGCCGCCGTGCACGGGCTGTGGGCGATCGTCGGGGTCTTGCTGCTGTTCTTCGTCGCCTTCAACGTGCTGGAGGCGATGCAGCCTTCGCTGGTGTCGCGCTACGCCGCGGCCGCGCGCGGCGCGGCGCTAGGCGTCTACAACACGACCCAGGCGCTGGGCCTGTTCCTGGGCGGTGCCGTCGGCGGCTGGCTGCTCAAGCACGAGGGCCGCAGTGCCGTGTTCGTGGGCTGCGCGGCGGTGCTGTTGCTGTGGCTTATAATCGCCTGGAGCATGAAGGCGCCGCCGGCGCGCGGGCAGGAAGCCGCACCGGCTCCCGCGGCCTGA
- a CDS encoding single-stranded DNA-binding protein: MASVNKVILVGNLGADPETRYMPSGDAVTNLRLATTDRYKDKQSGEMKEATEWHRVAMFGKLAEIAAQYLRKGSSVYIEGRIRTRKWQDQSGQDKYSTEIVADQMQMLGSRQGGGGGGGDEGGFGGGAGGGGGYSREASGGGGYGGGRGAQGGGGQQGGAARRPQQPASNGFEDMDDDIPF; encoded by the coding sequence ATGGCATCGGTCAACAAAGTCATTCTCGTCGGCAACCTCGGCGCAGACCCGGAAACGCGCTACATGCCCAGCGGCGACGCCGTCACCAACCTGCGCCTGGCCACCACCGACCGCTACAAGGACAAGCAGTCCGGCGAGATGAAGGAAGCCACCGAATGGCACCGCGTGGCGATGTTCGGCAAGCTGGCCGAGATCGCCGCGCAGTACCTGCGCAAGGGCTCGTCGGTCTATATCGAGGGCCGCATCCGCACCCGCAAGTGGCAGGACCAGTCCGGCCAGGACAAGTACTCCACCGAGATCGTCGCCGACCAGATGCAGATGCTGGGTTCGCGCCAGGGCGGCGGCGGTGGTGGCGGTGACGAAGGCGGCTTCGGCGGCGGCGCGGGCGGTGGCGGCGGCTATAGCCGCGAAGCGTCGGGCGGTGGCGGCTATGGCGGCGGCCGTGGCGCACAGGGCGGCGGTGGCCAGCAGGGCGGCGCCGCGCGCCGTCCGCAGCAGCCGGCGTCGAACGGTTTCGAGGATATGGACGACGATATTCCGTTCTGA
- a CDS encoding TetR/AcrR family transcriptional regulator yields MLTDQSEARQTRRYVEKREGILDAAAALFNRKGVRGTTLSDVGQLVGLNTNSITYYFRKKEDLVLACLMRTIEEMRALAGAASQHGSAGERVAAFIALFVARLARTAALERPELMSFREIRALPASHADVAFSAYNDMFRQIRGLLRDAAPADPIQHPAQRSALSARAHLLLSLTSGAMSWIERYEPADYPKVAQTLADIVLNGIAAPGTAWQQELDVDALLPALGQPETTQQAFLRAATELLNEQGYRGASADRISARLNLTKGAFYHHNENKDDLISACFDRMSAVIRDTQALVDEMPATGWDKLCAVSRALVHYQFSSQGPLLRLTIYGALPEEMRIAKMQDMARLSTRFVRFLVQGMQDGSIRPLDQSIAALQVHGMINAAVELRRWVRDATSDNAAELFVRPMMMGLLS; encoded by the coding sequence ATGCTCACGGACCAGTCGGAAGCCAGGCAGACCCGCCGTTATGTCGAAAAGCGCGAAGGCATCCTCGATGCCGCCGCGGCGCTGTTCAACCGCAAGGGCGTGCGCGGCACGACCCTGTCGGACGTCGGCCAGCTGGTGGGGCTGAACACCAACAGCATCACGTACTACTTCCGCAAGAAAGAAGACCTGGTGCTGGCCTGCCTGATGCGCACCATCGAAGAGATGCGCGCCCTGGCCGGCGCGGCTTCGCAGCACGGCAGCGCCGGCGAGCGCGTCGCCGCCTTTATCGCGCTGTTTGTCGCGCGGCTGGCGCGCACCGCGGCGCTCGAGCGGCCCGAGCTGATGAGTTTCCGCGAGATCCGCGCGCTGCCGGCCAGCCATGCCGACGTGGCGTTCTCCGCCTACAACGACATGTTCCGGCAGATCCGCGGGCTGCTGCGCGATGCCGCGCCCGCCGATCCGATACAACACCCGGCACAACGCAGCGCGCTGAGCGCCCGGGCCCACCTGCTGCTGTCGCTGACCAGCGGCGCGATGAGCTGGATCGAGCGCTACGAGCCGGCGGACTACCCAAAGGTCGCGCAGACGCTGGCGGACATCGTGCTCAACGGCATTGCCGCGCCCGGCACCGCGTGGCAGCAGGAACTGGATGTCGACGCGCTGCTGCCGGCGCTGGGGCAGCCCGAAACGACGCAGCAGGCGTTCCTGCGCGCTGCCACGGAGCTGCTCAATGAGCAGGGCTACCGTGGCGCCTCGGCGGACCGGATCTCGGCCCGGCTGAACCTGACCAAGGGTGCGTTCTACCACCACAACGAGAACAAGGACGACCTGATCTCCGCATGCTTCGATCGCATGTCTGCGGTGATCCGCGACACCCAGGCGCTGGTCGACGAGATGCCAGCCACCGGCTGGGACAAGCTGTGCGCGGTGTCGCGCGCGCTGGTGCATTACCAGTTCTCCAGCCAGGGGCCGCTGCTGCGGCTGACCATCTACGGCGCGCTGCCGGAAGAGATGCGCATCGCCAAGATGCAGGACATGGCGCGGCTGTCCACGCGCTTTGTGCGCTTCCTGGTGCAGGGCATGCAGGACGGCTCGATCCGGCCGCTGGACCAGTCGATCGCGGCGCTGCAGGTGCATGGCATGATCAACGCCGCGGTCGAGCTGCGCCGCTGGGTTCGCGACGCCACCTCGGACAATGCCGCCGAGTTGTTCGTGCGGCCCATGATGATGGGACTGCTGAGCTGA
- a CDS encoding dipeptide ABC transporter ATP-binding protein, producing the protein MTHIDTPLARSVAPPERPDRTDGSAGAEAPETRQPPQADNLILKVEDLKVHFPVTRGVLFKRQVGSVKAVDGVSFTLRRGETLGLVGESGCGKSTTGLAIMKMLPASAGRIAFDGEDLAGFNGAREKRFRRSVQMVYQDPFASLNPRMKVRDIIAEPLQVHGLAGDRTALQARVAELLDMVGLLPYMADRYPHEFSGGQRQRIGIARALALQPSMIVCDEPVSALDVSIQAQVVNVFMALQRSLGLSYLFIAHDLAVVRHISDRIAVMYLGRIVEIASRHQLYTQPRHPYTRALLSAVPVADVRAERQRQRIVLQGEVPSPMHPPSGCRFHTRCPSAMPQCRSADPVLRDHGDGQMVACHLDG; encoded by the coding sequence ATGACGCACATTGACACGCCCCTGGCGCGCAGCGTCGCGCCGCCTGAGCGCCCGGATCGCACCGATGGCAGCGCAGGCGCCGAGGCGCCGGAAACGCGCCAACCGCCTCAGGCCGACAACCTGATCCTGAAGGTCGAAGACCTGAAGGTCCATTTCCCCGTGACGCGCGGCGTGCTGTTCAAGCGCCAGGTCGGCTCGGTCAAGGCGGTCGACGGCGTCTCGTTCACGCTGCGCCGCGGCGAGACCCTGGGACTGGTGGGCGAAAGCGGCTGCGGCAAGTCCACCACCGGGCTTGCCATCATGAAGATGCTGCCGGCCAGCGCGGGACGGATCGCCTTCGACGGCGAAGACCTGGCCGGCTTCAACGGCGCGCGCGAAAAACGCTTCCGCCGCAGCGTGCAGATGGTCTACCAGGACCCGTTCGCGTCGCTGAACCCGCGCATGAAGGTGCGCGACATCATCGCCGAGCCGCTGCAGGTGCACGGCCTGGCCGGCGATCGAACCGCGCTGCAGGCGCGCGTGGCCGAGCTGCTCGACATGGTCGGCCTGCTGCCCTACATGGCCGACCGCTACCCGCACGAATTCTCGGGAGGCCAGCGGCAGCGCATCGGCATCGCGCGCGCGCTGGCGCTGCAACCGAGCATGATCGTCTGCGATGAGCCAGTGTCGGCGCTGGACGTGTCGATCCAGGCGCAAGTGGTCAATGTGTTCATGGCGCTGCAGCGCAGCCTGGGCCTGTCCTACCTGTTCATCGCCCATGACCTGGCGGTGGTGCGCCATATCAGCGACCGCATCGCGGTCATGTACCTGGGCCGCATCGTCGAGATCGCCAGTCGGCACCAGCTCTACACGCAGCCGCGCCACCCGTACACGCGCGCGCTGCTGTCCGCCGTGCCGGTGGCCGACGTGCGCGCCGAACGCCAGCGCCAGCGCATCGTGCTGCAGGGCGAAGTCCCCAGCCCGATGCATCCGCCTTCGGGCTGCCGCTTCCATACGCGCTGCCCTTCGGCCATGCCCCAGTGCCGCAGTGCCGACCCGGTGCTGCGCGACCACGGTGACGGGCAGATGGTGGCCTGCCACCTGGACGGCTGA
- a CDS encoding ABC transporter ATP-binding protein, translating to MTEPLLQVRNLTTRFRTDRGVVTAVDRVSFDVAAGETLAIVGESGSGKSVTALSILGLIPRPPGIIESGEIRFEGQDLLKLRPAAMRAIRGNRIAMVFQEPMSSMNPALTVGKQIAEPIRVHQGRAWRDAYEEAAGLLAQVQIPEPRSRVHAYPHQFSGGMRQRAMIAMALACKPKLIIADEPTTALDVTVQAQILDLLKGLAQQAGTALILITHDLGVVARYADRVAVMYGGRLVETATADDLYRHPAHPYTRGLMACVPRLDGDTSQPLVPIDGQPPDLTALGPGCAFLPRCRLAQDQCRQAPPELRAVSDQHLKACFLHDAH from the coding sequence ATGACAGAGCCACTCCTGCAGGTGAGGAACCTGACCACGCGCTTTCGCACCGATCGCGGCGTGGTCACCGCGGTGGACCGGGTCTCGTTCGACGTGGCCGCCGGCGAGACGCTGGCGATCGTCGGCGAATCGGGTTCGGGCAAGAGCGTCACCGCGCTGTCGATCCTCGGCCTGATTCCGCGGCCGCCCGGCATCATCGAGTCCGGCGAGATCCGCTTCGAAGGACAGGACCTGCTCAAGCTCAGGCCGGCGGCCATGCGTGCTATCCGCGGCAACCGCATCGCGATGGTGTTCCAGGAGCCGATGTCGTCGATGAACCCGGCGCTGACGGTGGGCAAGCAGATCGCCGAGCCGATCCGCGTGCACCAGGGCCGCGCGTGGCGCGACGCCTACGAAGAGGCCGCCGGACTGCTGGCGCAGGTACAGATCCCGGAGCCGCGCAGCCGCGTCCATGCCTATCCGCACCAGTTCTCGGGCGGCATGCGGCAGCGCGCGATGATCGCGATGGCGCTGGCCTGCAAGCCGAAGCTGATCATCGCGGACGAACCGACTACCGCGCTCGATGTCACCGTGCAGGCGCAGATCCTGGACTTGCTGAAGGGGCTTGCGCAGCAGGCGGGCACGGCGCTGATCCTGATCACGCACGACCTGGGCGTGGTGGCGCGCTATGCCGACCGGGTCGCGGTGATGTACGGCGGGCGGCTGGTGGAGACGGCGACCGCGGACGATCTGTACCGCCATCCCGCGCATCCCTACACGCGCGGCCTGATGGCGTGCGTGCCGCGCCTGGACGGCGACACCAGCCAGCCGCTGGTGCCGATCGACGGCCAGCCGCCCGACCTGACCGCGCTGGGACCGGGCTGCGCCTTCCTGCCGCGCTGCCGGCTGGCGCAGGACCAATGCCGGCAGGCGCCTCCCGAACTGCGCGCGGTTTCCGACCAACATCTCAAGGCCTGCTTTCTCCATGACGCACATTGA
- a CDS encoding ABC transporter substrate-binding protein produces MPGQASLAMAATALAMAAAFACGTAAAQAEAPKYGGTIEVGSVYPTISALSWDLGDWNWKQNYDTGQVYEQLFAADLSKARRNGGKYAFQADAWLPEDAIRGELAESWKWTDPLTLEVKLRKNVRFPAKPGVMEERELTAEDVVFSYSRQNASAKKIPTYFDHLSKVEAVDKHTVVFRFKEFNAEWDYRFGWGYYSGIMPKEVAAAGAANWKNVTGSGPFTLSQFVQGNSSTYAKNTQYWDTEKIGGKDYKLPFADKVVLRTVKDEATRNTMLRTGKLDVLEMVRWTAVDELKKSAPQLKWSRWLSYTGQYLALRVDTKPFNDIRVRRALNMAVNKQEIVKQYYGGNAELFAYPQHPDYTGYFEPLSAMPESVRELFTYNPEKAKKLLAEAGYPKGFKFKVQVCACSQDHMEMLPLIGAYLEQVGVRIEIQPMEYGAFLSAMTTKTNAPGYMMSNGHTNPTTTIRKSFVAGQVWNASQWNDPRFDARVNQAFQMRDLGKRQEALRAMTRDILAEAPYIWLPTPYLFTAWWPWVKNYDGELRAGAVRNGPIYARAWIDQEMKKKLGF; encoded by the coding sequence ATGCCGGGGCAGGCGTCCCTGGCAATGGCGGCGACGGCATTGGCGATGGCCGCGGCCTTCGCCTGCGGCACGGCGGCCGCGCAGGCGGAAGCGCCGAAGTATGGCGGCACCATCGAAGTCGGCTCGGTCTACCCCACCATCTCGGCATTGTCGTGGGACCTGGGCGACTGGAACTGGAAGCAGAACTATGACACCGGACAGGTCTATGAGCAGCTCTTCGCCGCCGACCTGTCCAAGGCCCGCCGCAACGGCGGCAAGTACGCCTTCCAGGCCGACGCCTGGCTGCCCGAGGATGCCATACGCGGCGAACTTGCCGAAAGCTGGAAATGGACCGACCCGCTCACGCTCGAGGTCAAGCTGCGCAAGAACGTCCGCTTCCCGGCCAAGCCGGGCGTGATGGAAGAGCGCGAGCTGACTGCTGAAGACGTGGTCTTCAGCTACAGCCGCCAGAACGCCAGCGCCAAGAAAATCCCCACCTACTTCGACCACCTGAGCAAGGTCGAGGCCGTGGACAAGCATACGGTCGTATTCCGCTTCAAGGAATTCAATGCGGAATGGGACTACCGCTTCGGCTGGGGCTACTACTCCGGCATCATGCCCAAGGAGGTTGCCGCCGCGGGTGCCGCGAACTGGAAGAACGTCACCGGCTCCGGCCCGTTCACGCTGAGTCAGTTCGTGCAGGGCAACTCCAGCACGTATGCGAAGAACACGCAGTACTGGGACACCGAGAAGATCGGCGGCAAGGACTACAAGCTGCCCTTTGCCGACAAGGTCGTGCTGCGCACCGTCAAGGACGAGGCCACCCGCAACACCATGCTGCGCACCGGCAAGCTCGACGTGCTGGAAATGGTGCGCTGGACCGCCGTCGATGAACTGAAGAAGAGCGCGCCGCAACTCAAGTGGTCGCGCTGGCTGTCCTACACCGGGCAGTACCTGGCGCTGCGCGTCGACACCAAGCCGTTCAACGATATCCGCGTGCGCCGCGCGCTCAACATGGCGGTGAACAAGCAGGAGATCGTCAAGCAGTACTACGGCGGCAATGCCGAGCTGTTCGCCTATCCGCAGCACCCGGACTACACCGGCTATTTCGAGCCGCTGAGCGCGATGCCGGAATCGGTCAGGGAACTGTTCACCTACAACCCCGAGAAGGCGAAGAAACTGCTGGCCGAAGCGGGCTACCCGAAGGGCTTCAAGTTCAAGGTCCAGGTCTGCGCCTGCAGCCAGGACCATATGGAGATGCTGCCGCTGATCGGCGCCTACCTGGAGCAGGTCGGCGTGCGCATCGAGATCCAGCCGATGGAGTACGGCGCCTTCCTGTCGGCAATGACCACCAAGACCAATGCGCCGGGCTACATGATGAGCAACGGCCACACCAACCCGACCACGACGATCCGCAAGAGCTTTGTCGCGGGACAGGTGTGGAACGCCTCGCAGTGGAACGATCCCAGGTTCGATGCCCGCGTCAACCAGGCCTTCCAGATGCGCGACCTGGGCAAGCGCCAGGAAGCGCTGCGCGCCATGACCCGCGACATCCTGGCCGAAGCCCCGTATATCTGGCTGCCCACGCCCTACCTGTTCACCGCGTGGTGGCCGTGGGTCAAGAACTACGACGGCGAGCTGCGTGCCGGCGCCGTGCGCAACGGGCCCATCTATGCCAGGGCATGGATCGACCAGGAGATGAAGAAGAAGCTCGGGTTCTGA
- a CDS encoding ABC transporter permease, with the protein MAPQTVDPQAAATLPATLPGALPRSDRQRQPRFALLRRLFRDKPLGAAGAVICAVFLFCGVFADLLAPYGMNEINMMARLQPPSWAHPFGTDNLGRDMFSRCLYGARLSVVIGLSAATLATAISLVLGILTGYLGGKFDLVVQRMVDAWMSFPDLVILIVVVSVLGPGSWQIVCTLGLLLGIGGSRIVRSAVVSVRENMYVHAAQSMGASTGRILWRHILPNVLPPVIVLFTTRVGTAILAESGLSFLGLGVPPPAPTWGGMLSGDGRTFMFQGPWLALAPGACLTIVVYAINVYGDALRDLLDPRMRGSR; encoded by the coding sequence ATGGCACCCCAGACCGTCGATCCGCAAGCCGCCGCCACCTTGCCCGCCACGCTGCCTGGCGCCCTGCCCCGCTCCGACCGGCAACGCCAGCCTCGCTTTGCGCTGCTGCGGCGACTGTTCCGCGACAAGCCGCTGGGCGCCGCCGGCGCGGTGATCTGCGCGGTGTTCCTGTTCTGCGGCGTGTTCGCCGACCTGCTTGCGCCCTATGGCATGAACGAGATCAACATGATGGCACGGCTGCAGCCGCCCTCGTGGGCGCATCCGTTCGGCACCGACAACCTCGGCCGCGACATGTTCTCGCGCTGCCTGTACGGTGCCAGGCTGTCGGTGGTGATCGGGCTGTCGGCGGCGACGCTGGCCACGGCGATCTCGCTGGTGCTGGGTATCCTGACCGGCTACCTGGGCGGCAAGTTCGACCTGGTCGTGCAGCGCATGGTCGATGCGTGGATGAGCTTTCCCGACCTCGTGATCCTGATCGTGGTGGTGTCGGTGCTGGGCCCGGGCAGCTGGCAGATCGTCTGCACGCTCGGCCTGCTGCTGGGCATCGGCGGCTCGCGCATCGTGCGCAGCGCGGTGGTGTCGGTGCGCGAGAACATGTACGTGCATGCGGCGCAGTCGATGGGCGCGTCGACCGGCCGCATCCTGTGGCGCCACATCCTGCCCAATGTGCTGCCGCCGGTGATCGTGCTGTTCACCACGCGCGTGGGCACCGCGATCCTGGCCGAATCCGGGCTGTCCTTCCTCGGCCTCGGCGTGCCGCCGCCGGCCCCGACCTGGGGCGGGATGCTGTCGGGCGACGGCCGCACCTTCATGTTCCAGGGCCCGTGGCTGGCGCTGGCGCCGGGCGCCTGCCTCACGATCGTGGTCTATGCGATCAACGTGTACGGCGATGCGCTGCGCGACCTGCTTGACCCGCGCATGCGGGGCAGCCGCTGA